A DNA window from Falco peregrinus isolate bFalPer1 chromosome 8, bFalPer1.pri, whole genome shotgun sequence contains the following coding sequences:
- the GDF9 gene encoding growth/differentiation factor 9: MESTWRICVCFYCCFHWLSSSIQCSPRSRGSVVSDKTSGILVVPEDTASEPNPLLQLPKGVRRGYALLPPLLKVLSDRGHQNWESEATRLQPDSRALRYMKRLYKMSATKEGIPKVNKSHIYNTVRLFTPCSECKHHHRDLMKGDVHSADLLFNLDRVTALEHLLKSVLLYTFDTSVPVSSSTTCMCHLSVKEHDFSSQICPSISHSIAFSLHFEVRKRKWVEIDVTSFLQPLIATNRRNIHMAVNFTCLMGDPQQNTKLENPINMALVPPSLLLYLNDTSEQAYHRWNSLRHRRKNSVQPRQRNNPLVDVTGDKGKENSQGKRASRQRRDESLKEAPATPLYNLSEYFKQFLFPQNECELHSFSLSFSQLKWDKWIIAPHRYSPQYCKGDCPRVVGHRYGSPVHTMVQNIIYEKLDSSVPRPSCVPAEYSPLSVLTIEPDGSIVYKEYEDMIATKCTCR; encoded by the exons ATGGAGAGTACTTGGAGAATTTGTGTTTGCTTCTATTGCTGTTTTCATTGGCTTTCTTCTAGCATCCAGTGTTCCCCCCGCTCCAGGGGTAGTGTAGTCTCTGACAAGACCTCTGGGATACTGGTAGTCCCTGAGGATACCGCCAGTGAGCCAAATCCATTGCTGCAGCTGCCAAAAGGTGTGAGACGTGGATATGCTCTCTTGCCTCCTCTTCTCAAGGTGCTGTCTGACCGGGGACACCAGAACTGGGAAAGCGAGGCCACCAGGCTACAGCCAGATTCCAGAGCCCTTCGGTACATGAAAAGGCTATATAAGATGTCTGCTACGAAGGAGGGAATCCCAAAGGTTAACAAAAGCCACATCTATAACACTGTTCGACTTTTCACTCCATGTTCTGAATGCAAGCACCACCACAGGGACCTCATGAAAG GAGATGTTCACTCAGCGGATTTACTCTTCAACCTGGATCGTGTTACTGCCTTGGAGCACTTACTCAAGTCTGTCTTGCTTTATACCTTTGACACGTCAgttcctgtttcttcttccactaCATGCATGTGCCATTTATCTGTTAAGGAGCATGATTTTTCCAGCCAAATATGTCCCAGCATTTCACACTCTATAGCTTTTAGCCTGCACTTTGAAGTTAGAAAACGCAAGTGGGTTGAGATTGATGTGACTTCTTTTCTCCAGCCTCTAATTGCCACTAACAGGAGGAATATTCATATGGCTGTGAACTTCACTTGTCTGATGGGTGATCCACAACAGAACACTAAACTGGAAAATCCCATTAATATGGCACTGGTTCCCCCTTCTCTTCTTCTTTATCTGAATGATACCAGTGAACAAGCTTATCACAGGTGGAACTCACTtagacacagaaggaaaaactcAGTGCAGCCCAGGCAAAGGAACAATCCGCTTGTTGATGTTACAGgtgacaaaggaaaagagaattcACAGGGTAAAAGGGCCTCTCGACAGCGAAGAGATGAGAGCCTGAAAGAAGCGCCAGCAACTCCACTTTACAATTTGAGTGAATATTTCAAACAGTTTCTGTTCCCTCAAAATGAGTGTGAGCTTCACAGCTTCAGTCTAAGTTTTAGCCAACTAAAATGGGACAAATGGATAATAGCACCACACCGGTACAGCCCTCAGTATTGCAAAGGTGACTGCCCAAGGGTTGTCGGGCATCGTTACGGCTCTCCAGTGCACACAATGGTGCAGAACATAATATATGAGAAACTGGACTCATCTGTTCCAAGGCCCTCCTGTG